DNA sequence from the Coregonus clupeaformis isolate EN_2021a chromosome 13, ASM2061545v1, whole genome shotgun sequence genome:
tcagatgttcattggcaaacttcagacgggcctgtatatgtgctttcttgagcagggggaccttgcgggcgctgcaggatttcagtccttcacggcgtagtgtgttaccaattgttttcttggtgactatggtcccagctgccttgagataattgacaagatcctcccgtgttgttctgggctgattcctcaccgttctcatgatcattgcaactccacgaggtgagatcttgcatggagccccaggccgagggagattgacagttattttgtgtttcttccatttgcgaataatcacaccaactgttgtcaccttctcagcaagctgcttggcgatggtcttgtagcccattccagccttgtgtaggtctacgatcttgtccttgacatccttggagagctctttggtcttggccatggtggagagtttggaatctgattgattgattgcttctgtggacaggtgtcttttatacaggtaacaaactgagattaggagcactccctttaagagtgtgttcctaatctcagctcgctacctgtataaaagacacctgggagccagaaatctttctgattgagagggggtcaaatacttatttccctcattaaaatgcaaatcaatttataaaattttgacatacgtttttctggatttttttgttgttattctgtctctcactgttcaaataaacctaccattaaaatgatagactgatcatttctttgtcagtgggcaaacgtacaaaatcagcaggggatcaaatacttttttccctcactgtacctatcaTTGGGTTTAGTGGTGTTAGCTTGTGATGTCGGGACGTGTATATAAACTTCTCTCTGCATCTATTTATTTAGGAGTTATAACACTAGCAGTGTGAAAGATGAGTCCTCTACCACTCTCACTGTGGAAGTGAAGACCTCCAACACCATCCAGGGTAAGGTGTCAGTAAAGTAAGTACTTCTGGACACGCTCGTCAACAGCTCTTTGCATATTATGCAAAGTGCCATTTAAATGATTGCCCAAGAACAGGcttaaacattaagaacacctgctctttccatgacatagactgaccaggtaaatccaggtgaaagcttattgatgtcacctgttaaatccatttcaatcagtgtagatgaaggggaggagaagttaaagaaggatttttaagccttaatacaattgagacatggattgtgtatgtgtgcaagacaaaatattgaagtgcctttgaacggggtatggtattaggtgccaggcggaacggtttgtgtcaagaactgcaacgatcatgggtttttcacgctcaacagtttcccatgtgtatcaagaatggtccaccacccaaatgacatctagccaacttgacacaactgtgggaagcatttgagtcaacatgggccagcatccctgtggaacactttcgacaccttgtagagtccatgccccgacgaattgaggctgttctgagggcaaaagggggtgcaactcaatattaggaaggtgttcttaatgtttggtatactcagtttTTTTTATATCAGACACTAAGTAAGCCTCTTCTTGGGCCATCAAATCAATgcttattggtcacatacatggGATACAGAGTGTAAAGGGTACAGTGAAATATTTACTTGCCAGCTCTCCTCAACAGTGCAGTACACAAATATTCACAAATAAGTATTAAAAAAGTAGTTAAGAAATGTGCAAAGTTGTAAATATATACACaataaaaatagacaatacaaacTATGAAATGTGTTAAAGTGAATTGTGACATGGTTGAGCATCTTAAAATAAATAGCATTAAATGGTAACAGCAATTAtgactgtgcatgtgtgtgggtgtAAGAGTGTGTGAGTAGAGACCCCGCTAGCACATAACATtttgagaaccatatgtttcttagagtttggtgagagtgtggttgtcctatggttattttgcatacaaccttctgggaatggtgcaggatacccagctagcacataacttTCTGacaaccatatgtttcttaggtgggaatttcagtacttcagcataacattttctgcaggtttcctcatggttctatttgaAGTCAtgtctcagaacattaagaaaacgttccataaaaaccacaagaaaacatcaGTAATGTtcaaagaacgttctaagaatgctATTTAAAAACATGCATTCctttcttaataataataataataataatatgccatttagcagacacttttatccaaagcaacttacagtcatgtgtgcatacatttttacgtatgggtggtcccggggatcgaacccactaccctggcgttacaagcgccatgctctaccaattgagctacagaggaccactttgtttctttgtttcttaGCGTCAACAAAACTATTTTTATCATGTATCTtgttgtgtgttcaggtgtgttggccttgcccactaattggccacacctgatcttattGAGCTTGTTTCCTTTAAAAtcgggtctgtttgaatagacgaaaatgaacagctttgtatgtgtTAAAAAAACATGACATGCTAGCTCCATCCCGGTGGCGCTAGTGGACTAATTCCACGGATAGGGAACTGAAGATCATATGTTCGAATCTCAATGACAATGTGGTACAATAAAACGcgaatgtgtttgcatgattaatgcctaagcaaatgaatttccatgtgtcctatctgtgcttggagttcaaaacagttaacttAAGCTAGCAGTGTAATTAACAGTCTTATTGAtacatgttctcagaacgttatttaattaccttcaaataacctataatttcggTCAGGGAACCTATGTCTTCATTCCCAGAACCAATAGGAATCCAAAAACGTATGTTCCTACAACTTCCAAgtaaccaaatgtgctagctggggagTCTGTGTAAATAGTATCTTGAGGTGCAGGTGGTAATCGGTGGCTGGGGTCTCTGGAGTCCTTGGCAATCTGCCGGGACTTTCTCATCATTCACCATGCCACTttgcatatactgtatgttatgataAGATACCAAATGTATCAAACAGAGCCAAGTATTTCACCATTAGATGGAGTAAGTGAGGAAGACAAATAAAACATGTGAACTCATTAGTGAACTGATATAAGTGTGAATTTCTTTCTGCGTTTTGTAGCACATCCTGCACTAACAAGGACACTGTCTCCCTGCAGTGTATCAGTGAGTAACTGTCTTTACATTCTCGCAGTTAATGCACAAAGGCAACCAGTGGTCTTTCAAGGCTGGATAAAGATATTCATATAGCTCTCCTGATGAACAGAGGACCAAATACAAATCCCCATACCGTATTAGCACTATGGATCGacttactccctctctctgtccccatggTAGACTGTGGCCGGCAGCAGTTGTCCAGAATCATAGGGGGATCTGCAGCGAATCTGGGTGATTGGCCTTGGCAGGTCAGCCTCCACTTTCAGAACTCTCACACCTGCGGGGGCACACTGATCGCTCCTGACTTTGTGGTGACAGCAGCCCACTGCTTCCCCAGGTCAGTACAACAGACAACACACAGACAATGGACAAGGAACTGTGCTGAGACAATGTAAAGCAGAACAATAATGACATTATGAAACAGAACCTGAAACCTAACAAAGCTAAGACAAAAAATAATTGGGATATAACAGTGCAGAGACAGAACCAAAGACAGAACAGATTTGGaactgcctcccgagtggcgcagtagtctaaggcactgcatcgcagtgctagctgtgccgctagagcacctggttcgagtccaggctatgtcgcagccggccgcgaccgggagacccatggggcggcgcaaaattggcccagcatcgtccaggttaggggagggtttggccggcatgGGTAATCTTGTCCCAttgcgcactagcgactcctgtggcgggccgggcgcagtgcacgctgctttcctctgacacattggtgcggctggcttccgggttaagcaggcattgtgtcaagaagcagtgcggctcggctgGGTTGCGTTTCGGAGAACGCActgctctcgaccttcgcctctccggaGTTCGTACTACCAATTGGGGAGGAAAAGGGGTAAAAACAAAGAACTGAAGTGAGCTAGCTAAGACTGAGCAGTGCTTAGGCTGAACAGTGATCAGTGAAGACAGTGACCTAACAACTCTACTCTCTCTAGGAAGGACTCATCGTACCTGGTGCCCAATAACTGGCGTGTGTATATGGGCATGGTTTCTCAGAAGATGCTGCCTCGCCCTAATATGGTGGAGAAGATCATTGTCCATGAGCGCTATGATGACAATACCAACAACTATGACATCACCCTTCTCAAACTCACAAAGAGTGTAGACTACTCCAGTGAGTTCACCTTTAACCTaacaatatattatattattatttataccaCTATTAGCATCATAACAAACATTTCTATGTTTGTTATTTCAGACAACATCCAgcctgtgtgtctgcctgcctatGACAAGACATTTTCTCCTGGAACAAGATGTTGGACCTCTGGATTTGGGACAACAGCAGAGGGGGCAGGTGAGTGACACATGGTATGACAGTTCGGGGGCTGATTGGCATTGGGATGAACAAGCAGGAGGAAATATGATAGAAAACATGATGCAATCTGGTGTGATATTCTATATGGTTATGTGTTGTTTGCTTGCTGTTCAGCTAGTGGCTCCACTAATCTTATGGGGGTGACTGTGGACATCATTGACTCCAGCGTGTGTAACAGTAACACAGCGTACAATGGCCAGGTCTCTCAGAACATGTTCTGTGCTGGAGACATGAAGGGAGGCAAGGACTCCTGCCAGGTGAGTGGGACACTATGACCCATCAGGCAGTAGCTACTTCCACATAGCTTCTTACTTGAAGTCCACAAATCTTAAATGTGtcgctctcttcctccttcccttctctgttgtttcttctctccctctccctctccccctccccctaccactcccccctccccctcccactctccctcccctaGGGGGACAGTGGTGGTCCTCTGGTGTGTAAAGACTCAGACCAGCTCTGGTACCTGGCAGGGGTGACCAGCTGGGGGGTAGGCTGCGGCAGGAGAAACAGACCGGGGGTCTATAGTAATGTCAGCCGCCTGCTGCCCTGGGTCTACAGTAAGATGCAGGTAAAGAAAGGAGCTCTCAGGACCACTGGGAAGCGACATGCTCAGGCAGAAAACCTCAGCACCGAGGTGGGATTCAATCAataattaagttcattttcatctgCACTGCTTCAGAGGGCACTCATATCCATTTTCATcttttacatacagaataatttAGTCAAACCTTATAACTGGTTGTCAAAATCAAGGTTGAGATAGGATGGTGTTATTAGTATGATGATCCTGAACATGTTCATTCACTCTCCACCTACCAGCAAGCAAGACCGTGATGTGACCACAGCTGCTGTCATCCAAGAACGCTCAGCATGGCTTTTGGACCTGACAATGAGATTGAGACTGGTGTGAAATCTACAACACTGGCAGGGAATGGAAGACTCTTCACTTTACGTGCCTTTAAGCCTGTATATGTTTTgtgttttgtatttatttattgtcgtCAGTAGCTTGtaataaatatttttctatgTGATATCTGCTGTCTTATAATGTTGACCATGTAGACTAGGATCCATTTTTGCATGTGTTTGATCATTGTTTCCCTGAAACAGTGTTGAGCATATATTGTGCAATATTCTATGAGGAATGTATTTTACTCACACTGCAACCTCTTATAAATCTAATAACCTGTCTCTGGTTATACCCCAGGTTCACATAAACCTTACTGATGCGCCTGTTTTGTATTGttgggagggggggtggggggggataaCAGGTTCATCATCCATTTTAAAACCTGTACCCGTAGGCTGGCAGTTTTATGGACTTGTAGTTTCTTCAAAAGAAGAAAAACAACTGTAAGTAATACATACAGattttaataataaataaattcaGCATAAACAggaaaataaaacagaaaagaaGTGggcctccacccccaacctcccatcccatcccattcccccaaccccatCAACATGTCTCCATtcaaaaaagggtccgatccttaagaggttaacctgtctcctccccttcatctacacggattgatgtggatttaacaagtgacatcaataagggatcatagctttcacctggattcacctggccagtctatgtcatggaaaaagcataatgttttgtacactcagtgtatacatacgtgtgtatatatacagtggggagaacaagtatttgatacactgc
Encoded proteins:
- the tmprss13b gene encoding transmembrane protease serine 13b — protein: MEQDQNSDCPPPYYSVVVPTQPPPQYGDVVGAREMSDPPSEPYYIPQPMAHVVHVSQDAPPRRKKGLSCGNRSRCFGGSGGTTLLLALLAIAIWLGVRYGPSLVSGSLSSSEAYRPSEMEKDSCPSNTVECDGRQDCKLGSDETNCVRFRSNGALQVKTNGTGNFLPVCYSGWNKSLADQTCAQLGFRVSYNTSSVKDESSTTLTVEVKTSNTIQGKVSVNTSCTNKDTVSLQCINCGRQQLSRIIGGSAANLGDWPWQVSLHFQNSHTCGGTLIAPDFVVTAAHCFPRKDSSYLVPNNWRVYMGMVSQKMLPRPNMVEKIIVHERYDDNTNNYDITLLKLTKSVDYSNNIQPVCLPAYDKTFSPGTRCWTSGFGTTAEGAASGSTNLMGVTVDIIDSSVCNSNTAYNGQVSQNMFCAGDMKGGKDSCQGDSGGPLVCKDSDQLWYLAGVTSWGVGCGRRNRPGVYSNVSRLLPWVYSKMQQARP